A part of Saccharomonospora amisosensis genomic DNA contains:
- the tesB gene encoding acyl-CoA thioesterase II has product MTELARQAASGLDTDGGLGGQPVLDRLVALLDLERIEENIYRGVSPPHSPTRVFGGQVAGQSLVAAGRTVPPERGVHSLHAYFIRPGDPKVPIVYEVDRIRDGRSFTTRRVVAVQHGKAIFSLSASFQLAEEGVEHAEQMPDVPAPESLPTLSERTAEYADRLGLRSQPRPIDIRYVTEPPWVTRGNPKRPSRNQVWMRADGTLPDDRLLHVCVLTYASDMTLLDSVLASHGVYWDLDRVIGASLDHALWFHRPFRADEWLLYDSASPTASGGRGLATGRFFSRSGQHIATVVQEGLIRLPDHPA; this is encoded by the coding sequence ATGACTGAGCTGGCAAGGCAGGCGGCTTCCGGGCTGGACACCGATGGCGGTCTCGGCGGGCAGCCGGTGCTCGACCGGCTTGTCGCGCTGCTCGACCTGGAACGGATCGAGGAGAACATCTACCGTGGCGTGAGCCCGCCGCACTCGCCGACCCGGGTGTTCGGCGGGCAGGTGGCAGGACAGTCTCTCGTGGCGGCAGGCCGCACAGTGCCGCCGGAACGCGGAGTGCACTCCCTGCACGCGTACTTCATCCGGCCGGGTGACCCGAAGGTACCGATCGTCTACGAGGTTGACCGCATCCGCGACGGCAGGTCGTTCACCACCCGCAGGGTGGTCGCAGTCCAGCACGGCAAGGCCATCTTCTCGCTGTCGGCGTCGTTCCAGCTGGCAGAGGAGGGCGTGGAGCACGCGGAGCAGATGCCGGACGTGCCCGCGCCGGAGTCGCTGCCGACACTGAGCGAGCGCACCGCAGAGTACGCCGACCGGCTCGGATTGCGGTCGCAGCCCAGACCGATCGACATCCGCTACGTCACCGAACCGCCGTGGGTGACGCGGGGCAATCCGAAGCGCCCTTCGCGCAACCAGGTCTGGATGCGTGCGGACGGCACGCTTCCGGACGACCGGCTGCTGCACGTCTGCGTGCTGACCTACGCCTCCGACATGACGTTGCTGGACTCGGTACTGGCAAGCCACGGGGTGTACTGGGATCTCGACAGAGTGATCGGCGCCAGTCTGGACCACGCGCTGTGGTTCCACCGGCCGTTCCGCGCCGACGAGTGGCTGCTCTACGACAGCGCTTCACCGACGGCTTCCGGTGGTCGAGGGTTGGCGACAGGGCGCTTCTTCTCCCGTTCTGGTCAGCACATCGCCACCGTCGTCCAAGAGGGCCTCATTCGGTTG
- the pyk gene encoding pyruvate kinase, with product MSRRAKIVCTLGPATATADKVRSLVDAGMDVARMNFSHGSHGDHKQVYDLIRSASAESGRAVGILADLQGPKIRLGTFAGGPVEWRTGDRVRITVEDIAGTHDRVATTYKGLAKDAKPGDRLLVDDGKVGLVVERVEGPDVICEVTEGGQVSNNKGVSLPGMDVSVPALSEKDLEDLRFALELGVDFVALSFVRSPADIDLVHQVMDRVGTGRVPVIAKLEKPEAVYNLEAIVLAFDGLMVARGDLGVELPLEQVPLVQKRAIQIARENAKPVIVATQMLDSMINNSRPTRAEASDVANAVLDGADAVMLSGETSVGRYPIETVETMSRIVEAVEADMPSVPPLSHVPRTKRGVISYAARDIGERLNAKALVAFTQSGDTVRRLARLHTRLPLLAFTPLESVRCQLSMTWGTTARIVSQVDSTDRMIQQVDHAMLETGRYQPGDLVVIVAGSPPGTVGSTNLIRVHRLGEEDHA from the coding sequence GTGAGCCGACGAGCAAAGATCGTGTGCACTCTCGGTCCTGCGACGGCGACAGCGGACAAGGTCCGCTCGCTGGTCGACGCGGGCATGGACGTCGCCAGGATGAACTTCAGCCACGGCAGCCACGGTGACCACAAGCAGGTCTACGACCTGATCAGGTCGGCATCGGCGGAGAGCGGCCGTGCCGTCGGTATCCTCGCCGACCTGCAGGGTCCGAAGATCAGACTCGGCACGTTCGCGGGCGGACCTGTGGAGTGGCGTACCGGCGACCGCGTCCGGATCACGGTCGAGGATATCGCGGGCACACACGATCGGGTTGCCACGACGTACAAGGGACTCGCCAAGGACGCCAAGCCCGGTGACCGTCTCCTCGTCGACGACGGCAAGGTGGGCCTTGTCGTGGAGCGCGTCGAGGGTCCGGACGTGATCTGCGAGGTCACCGAGGGCGGTCAGGTCAGCAACAACAAGGGCGTCTCGCTGCCGGGCATGGACGTGTCCGTGCCCGCGCTGTCGGAGAAAGACCTGGAGGACCTGCGGTTCGCGCTGGAACTCGGTGTCGACTTCGTCGCACTGTCGTTCGTGCGCTCGCCCGCCGACATCGACCTCGTGCATCAGGTGATGGACCGCGTTGGAACGGGTCGTGTTCCGGTCATAGCCAAGCTGGAGAAACCTGAGGCGGTCTACAACCTGGAGGCGATCGTGCTCGCCTTCGACGGCCTCATGGTCGCCAGGGGAGACCTCGGCGTCGAGTTGCCGCTGGAGCAGGTGCCTCTGGTGCAGAAGCGCGCCATCCAGATCGCGAGGGAGAACGCCAAACCCGTGATCGTGGCGACGCAGATGCTCGACTCAATGATCAACAATTCGAGGCCAACCAGGGCGGAGGCCTCCGACGTCGCCAACGCCGTCCTTGACGGCGCCGACGCGGTCATGCTCTCCGGCGAGACCAGCGTGGGCCGGTATCCGATCGAGACGGTCGAGACGATGAGCAGGATCGTGGAGGCGGTTGAGGCGGACATGCCGTCCGTTCCGCCGCTGAGCCACGTTCCCAGAACCAAACGCGGTGTGATCTCCTACGCCGCCCGCGACATCGGTGAGCGGCTCAATGCCAAGGCGCTCGTCGCGTTCACTCAATCCGGCGACACCGTTCGAAGGCTCGCGCGCCTGCACACCAGGCTGCCGCTGCTGGCGTTCACTCCACTGGAGAGCGTGCGTTGCCAGCTGTCGATGACCTGGGGCACCACGGCCAGGATCGTGTCCCAGGTCGATTCCACGGACCGGATGATCCAGCAGGTCGACCACGCGATGCTGGAGACGGGCCGCTACCAGCCCGGCGACCTGGTCGTGATCGTCGCGGGCTCGCCTCCAGGCACCGTCGGGTCCACCAACCTCATCCGGGTTCACCGGCTCGGTGAGGAAGACCACGCGTGA
- a CDS encoding DUF2461 domain-containing protein translates to MGSRPFAGFGEYAVDFFAGLAADNSRTYWQDNLAVYRRDVREPMEALLAELAGEFLDELGAGADAKVFRPFRDVRFARDKSPYKTHCGAVIERGRGGGAYYVEVGPDGLRVGGGCFHLAADQLARFRRAVDAEPHGERLREVVDQLRRDGWQVGGELLKTRPRGVPADHPRLELLRHRSLYALRGWEPDDTLHNRECLGLVRSGWRELRALNAWADTHVGPSQQR, encoded by the coding sequence ATGGGCAGCCGTCCCTTCGCCGGATTCGGTGAGTACGCCGTCGACTTCTTCGCAGGGCTCGCCGCCGACAACTCCCGGACCTACTGGCAGGACAACCTCGCCGTCTACCGGCGGGACGTGCGCGAGCCGATGGAGGCGTTGCTCGCTGAGCTGGCAGGCGAGTTCCTCGACGAACTCGGTGCGGGAGCCGACGCCAAGGTGTTCCGTCCGTTCCGCGACGTGCGCTTCGCCAGGGACAAGAGTCCTTACAAGACGCACTGCGGTGCCGTGATCGAACGCGGCAGGGGTGGTGGCGCCTACTACGTCGAGGTGGGACCGGACGGGCTGCGCGTCGGGGGTGGCTGCTTCCATCTCGCCGCCGACCAGCTCGCGCGGTTCCGGCGTGCGGTGGACGCCGAGCCGCACGGCGAGCGGTTGCGCGAGGTCGTGGACCAACTGCGGCGCGACGGTTGGCAGGTCGGCGGCGAGTTGCTCAAGACGAGGCCGAGGGGTGTTCCCGCTGATCATCCGAGGTTGGAGCTGTTACGGCACCGCTCGCTGTACGCGTTGCGCGGCTGGGAGCCTGACGACACGCTGCACAACCGGGAGTGCCTTGGTCTGGTGCGTTCGGGCTGGCGGGAGCTGCGTGCGCTCAACGCGTGGGCCGACACCCACGTCGGTCCCAGCCAACAACGTTGA
- a CDS encoding cation transporter, with translation MTGHAGDAGGRASDALSGDREAVLSRRVRLLVSATITYNVVEAVIAISAGAVANSMALIGFGLDSVIEVSSAAAVAWQFSGPDPRARERIALRVVAVSFFALAAYVTVESVRSLLGAEQADPSTVGIVLAAVSLLVMPLLSYAQRRAGRELASASAVADCRQTLLCAYLSGVLLVGLVLNATLGWAWADPAVALLIAAMAVREGREAWRGEHCC, from the coding sequence GTGACCGGGCACGCGGGCGATGCGGGCGGGCGGGCGTCGGACGCCCTCAGCGGCGACCGCGAAGCGGTGTTGTCGCGACGCGTGCGGCTGCTCGTCAGCGCCACGATCACCTACAACGTGGTCGAGGCCGTCATCGCCATCTCCGCGGGCGCGGTGGCCAATTCCATGGCGTTGATCGGCTTCGGGCTCGACTCGGTGATCGAGGTTTCCTCGGCCGCCGCGGTGGCATGGCAGTTCTCCGGGCCGGACCCGCGTGCGCGAGAGCGGATCGCGCTGCGGGTTGTCGCAGTGTCGTTCTTCGCGCTGGCCGCCTACGTCACCGTCGAATCGGTGCGGTCGCTGCTCGGCGCGGAGCAGGCGGACCCTTCGACCGTCGGGATCGTGCTGGCGGCGGTGTCGCTGCTGGTCATGCCGTTGCTGTCGTACGCGCAGCGGCGCGCGGGCCGCGAGCTTGCCTCGGCGAGCGCGGTCGCGGATTGCAGGCAGACGCTGCTGTGTGCCTACCTTTCCGGGGTGCTGCTCGTCGGACTGGTGCTCAACGCGACGCTCGGCTGGGCATGGGCCGACCCCGCGGTCGCACTGTTGATCGCCGCGATGGCGGTGCGGGAAGGGCGCGAGGCATGGCGCGGCGAGCACTGCTGCTGA
- the cmtR gene encoding Cd(II)/Pb(II)-sensing metalloregulatory transcriptional regulator CmtR has product MLTYETRVEALARLGRALADPTRCRILVALLEGVNYPGLLAQRLGLSRSNVSNHLACLRGCGLVVATYEGRQVRYALADSHLAKALEELVKVVLAVDDAQPCLDDEPTSTGQREVRA; this is encoded by the coding sequence ATGCTGACGTATGAGACGCGGGTCGAGGCGCTGGCCCGGCTCGGCCGTGCGCTGGCGGATCCGACGCGGTGCCGGATCCTGGTGGCTCTGCTCGAAGGTGTGAACTACCCGGGGCTGCTGGCCCAGCGGCTGGGGCTGAGCCGTTCCAATGTGTCGAACCACCTCGCCTGCCTGCGCGGTTGTGGTCTCGTGGTCGCGACTTACGAGGGGCGCCAGGTGCGTTACGCGCTGGCCGACAGCCACCTGGCCAAGGCGCTCGAGGAGCTGGTGAAGGTGGTCCTCGCCGTCGACGACGCTCAACCGTGCCTCGATGATGAGCCCACCTCGACAGGGCAGCGGGAGGTGCGCGCGTGA
- a CDS encoding SLC13 family permease: MSQSVAGESTTETQGRARRQWIGLTLGPILAVVAFLLLPGDLPTPARITGAVAVLMAVWWVSEALPLAATALLPLVLFPFLGVSEIEDAAAPYADDVIFLFMGGFMIALAMQRWNLHKRIALRTVLSVGTRPVMLIAGFMIATAFLSMWVSNTATAVMMVPIGVSVLGLVSQLGAAEGGSGGDRNFSTALLLGIAYAASIGSLSTIIGTPPNTLLVGYLEDNFDISISFGEWMLFGLPISVVFLFLAWLLLTRVVFPPKLKSLPGGQELIREQLAELGPMSRGERNALAVFVLAAVSWIVIPALADVDAIAGALPWLDNISDAGIAMAAAVVLFALPVEGRRGVRTLDWDHAKQLPWGILLLFGGGLSLSSHFTDTGLSKWIGQQVGGLAGLPVILVAAVVVLLVLLLTELTSNTATTAAFLPILGGVAVGLGHGPMVLVVPAALAATCAFMLPVATPPNAIAFGSGHVTIGQMVRGGVWLNVVGLVLVTLAAYTLGGWVLGLNY, from the coding sequence ATGTCTCAGTCCGTTGCCGGCGAATCGACGACCGAGACACAGGGCAGGGCGCGGCGGCAGTGGATCGGGCTCACGCTCGGCCCGATTCTTGCCGTCGTCGCCTTCCTGTTACTGCCGGGCGACCTGCCGACCCCGGCCAGGATCACCGGAGCGGTCGCCGTGTTGATGGCGGTGTGGTGGGTCAGCGAGGCGTTGCCGCTGGCCGCGACCGCGTTGCTGCCGCTGGTGTTGTTCCCGTTCCTCGGGGTCAGCGAGATCGAGGATGCGGCCGCGCCCTACGCCGACGACGTGATCTTCCTGTTCATGGGTGGGTTCATGATCGCGCTGGCGATGCAGCGGTGGAACCTGCACAAGCGCATCGCGCTGCGCACCGTGCTCTCGGTCGGTACCCGCCCCGTCATGCTGATCGCGGGATTCATGATCGCCACCGCGTTCCTCAGCATGTGGGTCAGCAACACCGCCACCGCGGTGATGATGGTGCCGATCGGGGTTTCCGTGCTCGGCCTGGTGAGCCAGCTCGGCGCGGCGGAGGGAGGCAGCGGTGGCGACCGCAACTTCTCGACCGCGTTGCTGCTCGGCATCGCCTATGCGGCTTCCATCGGCTCGTTGAGCACGATCATCGGTACACCGCCCAACACGTTGCTGGTTGGCTACCTCGAGGACAACTTCGACATCAGCATTTCCTTCGGCGAGTGGATGCTGTTCGGGCTGCCGATCTCGGTGGTGTTCCTTTTCCTTGCGTGGTTGCTGCTGACCAGGGTCGTGTTCCCGCCGAAGCTGAAGTCGTTGCCGGGTGGGCAGGAACTCATCCGGGAGCAGCTGGCCGAACTCGGGCCGATGAGCAGGGGTGAGCGCAACGCGCTCGCGGTGTTCGTGCTCGCGGCGGTGTCCTGGATCGTCATTCCGGCGCTCGCCGACGTGGACGCGATCGCCGGTGCGCTGCCGTGGCTGGACAACATCTCCGACGCGGGTATCGCCATGGCGGCCGCCGTGGTGCTGTTCGCCCTTCCCGTCGAGGGCAGGCGCGGTGTGCGGACGCTGGACTGGGACCACGCCAAGCAGCTGCCGTGGGGAATCCTGCTGCTGTTCGGCGGCGGGTTGAGCCTGTCGAGCCACTTCACCGACACCGGGCTCAGCAAGTGGATCGGCCAGCAGGTGGGCGGACTGGCAGGCCTGCCCGTCATCTTGGTGGCGGCGGTGGTGGTGCTGCTGGTGCTGCTGCTGACGGAGCTGACGAGCAACACCGCGACCACCGCCGCGTTCCTGCCGATTCTCGGCGGCGTCGCGGTGGGTCTGGGACACGGGCCGATGGTGTTGGTTGTGCCCGCCGCGTTGGCCGCGACCTGCGCGTTCATGCTGCCGGTCGCGACGCCGCCCAACGCCATCGCGTTCGGGTCCGGCCACGTCACCATCGGACAGATGGTCCGAGGCGGGGTGTGGCTCAACGTGGTCGGGCTCGTGCTGGTCACGCTTGCCGCCTACACGCTAGGCGGCTGGGTGCTCGGCCTGAACTACTGA
- a CDS encoding 6-phosphofructokinase, whose translation MRVGVLTGGGDCPGLNAVIRAVTRKGIEMHGWDIFGFRDGWRGPLTGAGKPLERDDVEGILTRGGTILGSSRTNPYKEEGGPDKIKAVLADKGVDALIAIGGEDTLGVANRLTEEGINVVGVPKTIDNDLGATDYTFGFDTAVHIATEAIDRLHTTAESHHRALVVEVMGRHAGWIALHSGLAGGASGILVPERPFSVDKVVEWVSRRFEREYAPIIVVAEGALPEGGAEVLQSGEKDAFGHVRLGGVGTWLAEEIASRTGKESRAVVLGHTQRGGTPTAYDRVLATRFGLHAVDAVADGDFGVMVALRGTDIVRAKLAEATAELKTVPPARYAEAEVFFG comes from the coding sequence ATGCGAGTCGGTGTGCTGACCGGTGGCGGCGACTGCCCTGGGCTCAACGCGGTGATCCGTGCGGTGACCCGCAAGGGCATCGAGATGCACGGCTGGGACATCTTCGGCTTCCGCGACGGTTGGCGAGGCCCGCTCACCGGGGCGGGAAAGCCGCTGGAGCGCGACGACGTCGAAGGCATCCTCACGCGCGGTGGCACGATACTCGGCTCCTCACGCACCAACCCGTACAAGGAGGAGGGCGGCCCCGACAAGATCAAGGCCGTGCTGGCCGACAAGGGGGTCGACGCGCTGATCGCGATCGGTGGTGAGGACACCCTCGGCGTCGCCAACCGGCTCACCGAGGAGGGGATCAACGTGGTCGGCGTGCCGAAGACCATCGACAACGATCTTGGCGCCACCGACTACACCTTCGGATTCGACACGGCCGTGCACATCGCCACCGAGGCGATCGACCGGTTGCACACCACGGCCGAGTCGCATCATCGCGCCCTCGTTGTCGAGGTCATGGGCAGGCACGCGGGCTGGATCGCCCTGCATTCGGGCCTGGCAGGCGGGGCGAGCGGCATCCTCGTTCCTGAGCGGCCGTTCTCGGTGGACAAGGTCGTGGAGTGGGTGTCACGCCGGTTCGAGCGTGAGTACGCACCGATCATCGTCGTGGCCGAGGGCGCGTTGCCGGAGGGCGGCGCCGAAGTGTTGCAGAGCGGGGAGAAGGACGCCTTCGGGCATGTCCGGCTTGGTGGTGTCGGTACCTGGCTGGCCGAGGAGATCGCCTCGCGCACCGGCAAGGAGTCGCGTGCGGTGGTGCTCGGGCACACCCAGCGAGGTGGCACCCCCACCGCGTACGACCGGGTGCTGGCCACCCGGTTCGGCCTGCATGCCGTCGACGCCGTTGCCGACGGTGACTTCGGCGTGATGGTCGCTCTTCGCGGCACCGACATCGTGCGGGCGAAGCTCGCCGAGGCCACGGCCGAACTCAAGACCGTGCCACCCGCACGGTATGCCGAGGCGGAGGTCTTCTTCGGCTGA
- a CDS encoding 3-deoxy-7-phosphoheptulonate synthase — MSPVAGPADSADSLRQLDNLRTTSVRPLISPALLREEHPVSPAVAKTVAQGRAEAVDILDGRDDRLLVVVGPCSVHDPAAAMEYAGLLAEQAQRLRDALHIVMRVYFEKPRTTLGWKGLINDPELDGSFDVNKGLRTARRLLLDISALGLPVGCEFLDPITPQFIADTVSWGSIGARTAASQVHRQLCSALSMPVGIKNSTEGDVQVAVDATKAAAASHVFAGINADGLAALFTTSGNPDCHVILRGGSAGPNHDAGTVRDTLDRLRQAGLPRRVMIDASHGNSGKDHHRQAEVVAELAGRIGAGERGVAGVLLESFLRAGRQDLTLGRAAELIYGRSITDACMDWPTTAALLDELASAVRGR, encoded by the coding sequence ATGTCACCAGTCGCCGGTCCCGCGGATTCGGCTGATTCACTGCGGCAGCTGGACAATCTCCGCACCACCTCGGTCCGTCCGCTGATCTCACCCGCGCTGTTGCGTGAGGAGCACCCCGTCAGCCCGGCGGTCGCCAAGACCGTCGCGCAGGGCCGTGCCGAGGCCGTGGACATTCTCGACGGCCGAGACGATCGGTTGCTCGTGGTCGTCGGGCCGTGTTCGGTGCACGATCCCGCGGCCGCCATGGAATACGCCGGTCTGCTCGCCGAGCAGGCACAGCGACTTCGCGACGCGTTGCACATCGTGATGCGGGTCTACTTCGAGAAGCCGCGCACCACGCTGGGCTGGAAGGGCCTGATCAACGACCCGGAGTTGGACGGCAGCTTCGATGTCAACAAGGGGCTTCGGACGGCACGGCGGTTGTTGCTCGACATCTCCGCGCTCGGGCTGCCGGTCGGTTGCGAGTTCCTCGACCCGATCACCCCGCAGTTCATCGCCGACACTGTGTCGTGGGGTTCCATCGGGGCGCGCACCGCGGCCAGCCAGGTGCACCGCCAGTTGTGCAGCGCACTGTCGATGCCGGTGGGCATCAAGAACTCCACGGAGGGCGACGTGCAGGTGGCGGTGGACGCCACCAAGGCGGCGGCGGCAAGCCACGTGTTCGCGGGCATCAACGCCGACGGCCTCGCCGCGCTGTTCACCACCTCGGGAAACCCAGACTGCCACGTCATCCTGCGTGGCGGCTCGGCCGGACCGAACCACGACGCGGGTACCGTGCGCGACACCCTCGACCGGCTGCGCCAGGCCGGGTTGCCGCGACGAGTGATGATCGACGCCAGCCACGGCAACAGCGGCAAGGACCACCACCGGCAGGCCGAGGTGGTCGCCGAACTCGCGGGCCGTATCGGCGCGGGAGAACGCGGCGTCGCCGGCGTGCTGCTGGAGAGCTTCCTGCGAGCAGGGCGGCAGGACCTGACCCTGGGCAGGGCGGCCGAACTGATCTACGGGCGCAGCATCACCGACGCCTGCATGGATTGGCCCACAACGGCGGCGCTGCTGGACGAACTGGCCTCGGCGGTGCGGGGGCGCTGA
- a CDS encoding polyadenylate-specific 3'-exoribonuclease AS: protein MRFFYDTEFIEDGVTIDLVSIGVVDERGREFYAVSTEFDPGKAGPWVREHVLTKLPSPGDPVWRSRDRIRADLLEYFGNPAGGIELWAWFAAYDHVALAQLWGPMPALPRQLPRFTRDLRQRWEDLGKPKLPTAPDDAHDALADARHNLARWRAMEQARQREESSKR, encoded by the coding sequence GTGCGGTTCTTCTACGACACCGAGTTCATCGAGGACGGCGTGACCATCGATCTGGTGTCGATCGGTGTCGTGGACGAGCGGGGACGAGAGTTCTACGCGGTGTCCACCGAGTTCGACCCGGGCAAGGCCGGTCCCTGGGTTCGCGAGCACGTGCTGACGAAGCTGCCCTCACCGGGCGACCCGGTCTGGCGCAGCCGCGACCGCATTCGTGCCGACCTGCTGGAGTACTTCGGCAACCCGGCAGGCGGCATCGAGTTGTGGGCGTGGTTCGCCGCGTACGACCACGTGGCGCTCGCCCAGTTGTGGGGACCGATGCCCGCGCTGCCAAGGCAGCTGCCCCGGTTCACCCGCGACCTGCGGCAGCGGTGGGAGGACCTCGGCAAACCCAAACTGCCGACCGCGCCGGACGACGCGCACGACGCGCTCGCCGACGCCAGGCACAACCTGGCGCGCTGGCGCGCCATGGAGCAGGCACGCCAGCGCGAGGAGTCGTCGAAACGCTGA
- a CDS encoding lysophospholipid acyltransferase family protein, whose amino-acid sequence MLYRLMKYVLLGPLLRLLWPTKVTGLEHIPRMGGAILASNHLAVADSFFMPLYVKRRVTFPAKQEYFTEKGLKGRLKKWFFTGVGQFPIDRSGGSAAQAAIDTAIRLLREGRLLGIYPEGTRSPDGRLYKGKTGVARIALEARVPVVPVVMIGTERVNPIGSKLWRPRKLEIRFGEPLDFSRYDGLSGDRFVERSITDEIMYALMELSGQEYVDVYAAKAKELLAAEEAGVRPAVPAQPGALDRARLPETKAG is encoded by the coding sequence GTGCTGTATCGCCTCATGAAGTACGTCCTGCTGGGGCCCCTGCTTCGGCTGCTGTGGCCGACCAAGGTCACCGGGCTGGAGCACATCCCGCGCATGGGCGGCGCGATCCTGGCGAGCAACCACCTCGCGGTCGCCGACTCCTTCTTCATGCCGCTATACGTCAAGCGCAGGGTCACCTTTCCCGCGAAGCAGGAGTACTTCACCGAGAAGGGCCTCAAAGGCAGGCTCAAGAAGTGGTTCTTCACGGGCGTTGGGCAGTTCCCCATCGACCGCTCCGGCGGCTCGGCCGCGCAGGCAGCCATCGACACAGCCATCCGGCTGCTGCGGGAAGGGCGGTTGCTCGGGATCTACCCGGAGGGCACGCGCTCGCCCGACGGAAGGCTCTACAAGGGCAAGACCGGCGTCGCCCGCATCGCGCTCGAGGCGCGGGTGCCGGTGGTCCCGGTCGTGATGATCGGCACCGAGCGCGTCAACCCGATCGGCTCGAAGCTGTGGCGGCCACGCAAGCTGGAGATCAGGTTCGGCGAGCCGCTGGACTTCTCGCGTTACGACGGCCTTTCCGGTGACCGGTTCGTGGAGCGCTCGATCACCGACGAGATCATGTACGCGTTGATGGAGCTGTCCGGTCAGGAGTACGTCGACGTGTACGCGGCCAAGGCGAAGGAGTTGCTCGCCGCGGAGGAGGCCGGGGTGCGGCCTGCCGTACCGGCCCAACCGGGAGCGCTGGACCGCGCCCGGCTGCCGGAGACGAAGGCGGGCTGA
- a CDS encoding alpha/beta hydrolase, which yields MPVLAGAEPFSHTGSTEVGVLLCHGFTGTPASMRPWGEHLATEGFTLSCPRLPGHGTTWQECNRTRWPDWYDRVRSEFDSLARRCDSVFVFGLSMGGTLALRLAEELGPAVAGLVLVNPSVLTLRRDAKLLAVLAPFLASVKGVAGDIAKPGVTELAYDRTPVRAAASLSRLWKVVRQDLHKVNQPLLLAHSIVDHVVEPVNSRVVAESVRSRELTDLPLRDSYHVATLDNDAPLLFERSVAFVRAVRGVGAR from the coding sequence ATGCCTGTGCTCGCTGGTGCGGAGCCGTTCTCGCACACCGGCTCGACCGAGGTCGGGGTACTGCTGTGTCACGGCTTCACCGGGACACCGGCGAGCATGCGTCCGTGGGGTGAGCACCTCGCCACCGAGGGTTTCACGCTGAGCTGTCCCAGGTTGCCAGGACACGGTACGACGTGGCAGGAGTGCAACCGCACACGCTGGCCCGACTGGTACGACCGCGTGCGTTCGGAGTTCGACTCACTGGCGCGCCGTTGCGACTCGGTGTTCGTGTTCGGCCTGTCCATGGGTGGCACGCTGGCGTTGCGTCTGGCCGAGGAGCTGGGCCCTGCCGTGGCGGGGCTGGTGCTGGTGAACCCCTCGGTACTCACCCTGCGCAGGGACGCCAAGCTGCTCGCGGTGCTGGCCCCGTTCCTGGCTTCGGTGAAGGGTGTGGCCGGTGACATCGCCAAGCCGGGGGTTACCGAGCTGGCCTACGACCGCACCCCCGTGCGGGCGGCCGCCAGCCTGAGCCGGTTGTGGAAGGTCGTCAGGCAGGACCTGCACAAGGTCAACCAGCCGCTGCTGCTGGCACATTCGATCGTTGACCACGTCGTGGAGCCGGTGAACTCCCGCGTCGTCGCGGAGAGCGTGCGCAGCCGCGAGCTGACCGACCTGCCGCTGCGCGACAGCTACCACGTGGCGACGCTGGACAACGACGCGCCACTGCTGTTCGAACGTAGTGTGGCGTTCGTGCGAGCCGTCAGAGGTGTTGGTGCCCGATGA
- a CDS encoding NUDIX domain-containing protein, producing the protein MLLGDGDGFVSCACGHRHWGLHGAAGLLLTDPTRGVLLQHRAGWTHHGQTWALPGGAVRTGESPARAAMRETEEETAVPADAVRALAARTEDHGTWSYTTVLATTQQPVRARVANEESTELRWVPPEEVESYPLHRDFAAAWPTLRPQLDRELVLLVDAANVVGSRPDGWWRDRAAAARRLRDRLAVLTHTGVRAAELGLRPGGGWLWWPRVVLVVEGQARNTAGIPAVEVVAAATDGDSEIVRATRECRRLRPRDHVVVVTADRVLRERVRADGCDIAGPSALLSLLDELECPQ; encoded by the coding sequence ATGCTGCTCGGTGACGGGGACGGTTTCGTCAGCTGCGCCTGTGGACATCGCCATTGGGGACTGCACGGTGCGGCGGGTCTGCTGCTGACCGACCCCACACGCGGAGTGCTGCTGCAACACAGAGCAGGCTGGACACATCACGGCCAGACCTGGGCGCTGCCGGGCGGAGCCGTACGCACAGGTGAGTCGCCCGCGCGGGCCGCGATGAGGGAGACCGAGGAGGAGACCGCCGTACCCGCCGACGCCGTTCGGGCACTGGCGGCGCGCACCGAGGACCATGGCACCTGGAGCTACACCACGGTGCTGGCCACCACTCAGCAGCCCGTACGCGCTCGGGTGGCCAACGAGGAGAGCACGGAACTGCGCTGGGTGCCCCCCGAGGAGGTGGAAAGCTACCCGCTGCACCGGGACTTCGCCGCCGCGTGGCCGACGCTGCGCCCGCAGCTCGACAGGGAGCTGGTATTGCTGGTCGATGCCGCCAACGTGGTGGGCTCGCGGCCCGACGGCTGGTGGCGCGATCGTGCGGCCGCGGCACGCAGGCTGCGTGATCGGCTCGCCGTTCTCACCCACACCGGTGTCCGTGCGGCCGAACTCGGTCTGCGGCCCGGCGGCGGTTGGCTGTGGTGGCCGCGTGTCGTTCTCGTCGTGGAGGGGCAGGCCAGGAACACGGCAGGTATCCCGGCGGTTGAGGTGGTCGCGGCGGCCACGGACGGGGACAGCGAGATCGTGCGCGCCACCCGGGAGTGCCGGCGCCTCCGGCCGAGAGACCACGTGGTCGTGGTGACCGCCGACCGTGTCTTGCGGGAGCGGGTGCGCGCCGACGGCTGCGACATCGCGGGTCCCTCCGCGTTGCTGAGCCTGCTCGACGAGCTGGAGTGCCCGCAGTGA